From Microcoleus sp. FACHB-831, one genomic window encodes:
- a CDS encoding alpha/beta fold hydrolase, whose protein sequence is MPEIEVRGVTHYYEWIKTGAGENKPVMVFVHGWGGSGRYWESTARAFSDTFDCLLYDMRGFGRSKLPQQPPELAYEMEDYADDLAVLLDTLQLSRVYINAHSVGASVATMFLNRYSDRVERAILTCSGIFEYEEKSFKAFHQFGGYVVKFRPRWLGWIPFVDKMFMARFLHRPLPRAVSRAFLDDFLVADYAAALGTMLTSVSEKAAQVMPSEFAKLTVPTLLVAGERDIIIPAAMGRMAASLSDKVEYVEIANTAHFPMLEDPVTYLRLVREFLGLPAKANA, encoded by the coding sequence ATGCCTGAAATTGAAGTTCGCGGCGTAACGCATTACTACGAGTGGATTAAAACTGGTGCTGGTGAAAATAAGCCAGTTATGGTGTTCGTACACGGTTGGGGAGGTTCGGGTCGCTACTGGGAAAGTACAGCACGTGCCTTTTCAGATACCTTTGACTGCCTGTTATACGATATGCGGGGATTTGGGAGATCGAAGTTACCCCAGCAGCCTCCAGAACTAGCATACGAAATGGAAGACTATGCCGACGACTTAGCAGTTTTATTAGATACTTTGCAGCTAAGTCGAGTGTATATCAATGCCCATTCGGTGGGAGCGTCTGTAGCAACAATGTTTCTAAACCGCTACAGCGATCGCGTAGAACGGGCAATTTTGACCTGTAGCGGCATTTTTGAATACGAAGAAAAATCATTTAAAGCCTTTCATCAATTTGGCGGCTACGTTGTCAAGTTCCGTCCCCGCTGGTTGGGGTGGATTCCCTTCGTTGACAAGATGTTCATGGCGCGGTTCTTGCATCGCCCGCTACCCCGTGCCGTCAGTCGTGCTTTCTTAGACGATTTTCTAGTGGCTGATTATGCAGCGGCTTTAGGGACTATGCTTACCTCAGTTAGCGAGAAAGCAGCCCAAGTGATGCCTTCTGAGTTCGCCAAGCTTACCGTGCCAACATTGTTGGTTGCTGGAGAACGCGATATCATCATCCCCGCCGCAATGGGACGGATGGCAGCTTCACTAAGCGACAAAGTTGAGTATGTCGAAATTGCTAATACGGCGCACTTCCCGATGCTGGAAGATCCGGTAACTTACCTGCGCTTAGTGCGGGAGTTTTTAGGACTCCCAGCTAAAGCCAACGCATAA